A genomic window from Triticum urartu cultivar G1812 chromosome 7, Tu2.1, whole genome shotgun sequence includes:
- the LOC125520724 gene encoding ER lumen protein-retaining receptor erd-2.2-like, whose product MRAPRRPMAVVLSWVRRQPPKVKAFLAVVAGMTALVFIRFIVHDHDNLFVAAEAAHALGIAVLIYKLTKEKTCAGLSLKSQDLTALFLAVRLYCSFVMEYDIHTILDSATLVATLFVIYMIRFRLRSTYMLDKDNFALYYVVVPCCVLAFIAHPSTSHIMINRICWAFCVYLEAVSVLPQLRLMQNTKIVEPFTAHYVFALGVARFLSCAHWVLQVLDTRGRLLTALGYGFWPSMVLLSEIVQTFILADFCYYYVKSLAGGQLVLRLPSGVV is encoded by the exons ATGAGGGCGCCGCGGAGGCCGATGGCGGTCGTGCTCAGCTGGGTGCGGAGGCAGCCGCCCAAGGTCAAGGCCTTCCTCGCCGTCGTCGCGGGCATGACCGCGCTCGTCTTCATCCGCTTCATCGTCCACGACCACGACAACCTCTTCGTCGCCGCCGAGGCCGCGCACGCGCTCGGCATCGCCGTGCTCATCTACAAGCTCACCAAGGAGAAGACCTGCGCTG GACTTTCACTCAAGTCTCAGGATTTGACAGCACTGTTCCTGGCCGTTAGGTTGTACTGCAGCTTTGTTATGGAGTATGACATCCATACAATACTGGATTCAGCTACACTAGTAGCTACTCTTTTTGTCATTTACATGATTCGGTTCAGACTGAGGTCAACTTATATGCTGGACAAGGACAATTTTGCATTGTACTACGTG GTTGTACCATGTTGTGTGCTGGCATTTATTGCTCATCCTTCGACATCACATATCATGATCAATAGGATCTGCTGGGCCTTCTGTGTTTACTTGGAAGCTGTTTCAGTGCTGCCCCAGTTGCGCTTGATGCAGAATACAAAG ATTGTTGAACCATTCACAGCTCATTATGTGTTTGCATTGGGAGTGGCAAGGTTCCTTAGCTGTGCACACTGGGTCCTTCAG GTCTTGGATACTCGTGGCAGATTATTGACTGCTCTGGGCTATGGCTTTTGGCCATCGATGGTTCTCCTCTCTGAAATCGTCCAGACGTTCATCCTTGCAGATTTCTGCTACTACTATGTGAAGAG TCTTGCTGGTGGACAACTAGTGCTGCgacttccttctggggtggtgtAA
- the LOC125521612 gene encoding actin cytoskeleton-regulatory complex protein pan1-like, giving the protein MPPERYAVQHVYIAPSCPVVAMGPSDGVAAAPKEPDLAPKLPWTAAAGSSGDQPPVSLYRPRRCTVPPLDARESPPPAPPHCATAGRARIPAARSRPAPPRPDERKGNTVPAATARALLGDALTWRLKENGDEWWRSRHRLGFLPGRPRGSTRLVLKFLYIHFSSDGGSIVLINMMLSSIFIKEHGRAWFRLISAY; this is encoded by the exons ATGCCGCCAGAGCGGTACGCTGTCCAGCACGTCTACATCGCTCCGTCGTGCCCCGTCGTAGCCATGGGACCGTCGGATGGGGTAGCCGCCGCCCCCAAGGAGCCAGATCTGGCGCCGAAGCTCCCATGGACAGCAGCGGCAGGTTCCTCGGGCGACCAGCCCCCCGTGTCTCTGTATCGTCCGCGCCGCTGCACTGTGCCACCGCTGGACGCACGCGAGTCTcctccgcccgcgccgccgcactGTGCCACCGCAGGTCGCGCGCGAATCCCTGCCGCCAGATCACGCCCTGCGCCGCCACGCCCGGACGAGAGGAAGGGAAACACCGTCCCTGCCGCCACCGCACGGGCTTTGCTCGGGGATGCCCTCACGTGGCGGCTGAAGGAGAATGGGGATGAGTGGTGGAGGAGTCGACATCGGCTAGGGTTTCTTCCGGGCCGCCCGCGCGGGAGCACACGGCTTGTACTAAAATTTCTATATATACATTTTTCatcggatggagggagtattgttttg ATAAATATGATGTTATCATCTATATTTATCAAGGAACACGGACGCGCGTGGTTCAGGCTAATTAGCGCGTACTGA